From Xylanibacter oryzae DSM 17970, a single genomic window includes:
- a CDS encoding biotin--[acetyl-CoA-carboxylase] ligase encodes MKTNIIYLEETDSTNRYLKDISLDASDDITVVWTTYQTAGKGQGGHKWESERGKNLLFSVLLHPVNVPVRKQFILSMAIALSIKNALTKYTSDLSVKWPNDIYWQNKKICGILIENSISSAGFKDCILGPGIDVNQKFFYSDAPNPVSLYQILNKETDIRQLLDSVIENLTIYLESIYSGEYMNVREEYLASLYRRDGLYSYRDMDGEFRAYIKDVTDNGYLVLQNTEGIAKKYAFKEVEYLINK; translated from the coding sequence ATGAAGACTAACATAATTTATCTGGAAGAGACGGACTCTACAAACAGATATCTTAAGGATATAAGTTTGGACGCAAGTGATGATATAACAGTGGTATGGACTACTTATCAAACTGCTGGAAAAGGCCAAGGGGGTCATAAATGGGAGTCTGAGAGAGGTAAAAATCTGTTATTTAGTGTTTTGCTACATCCTGTTAACGTGCCTGTAAGAAAACAGTTTATTCTTTCAATGGCCATAGCATTATCTATAAAGAATGCTTTGACAAAATATACTTCTGATTTAAGTGTAAAGTGGCCAAATGATATATATTGGCAAAATAAAAAGATATGTGGCATCCTTATTGAGAATAGTATTTCTTCAGCAGGTTTCAAAGACTGCATTTTGGGACCTGGCATTGATGTTAACCAGAAATTTTTTTATAGTGATGCTCCCAATCCGGTATCTCTCTATCAGATTTTGAATAAGGAAACAGACATAAGACAACTACTTGATTCGGTTATTGAGAATCTAACTATATATTTGGAATCTATATACAGTGGTGAATATATGAATGTAAGAGAAGAGTATTTAGCGTCTCTGTACCGTAGAGATGGCTTATATTCTTATAGAGATATGGATGGAGAGTTCAGAGCTTATATAAAAGATGTTACTGATAATGGATATTTAGTGCTTCAGAATACAGAGGGCATCGCCAAAAAATATGCATTTAAAGAAGTTGAATATTTAATAAACAAATAA
- a CDS encoding YraN family protein has protein sequence MAAHNNLGSWGEEKAVEYLKRKGFQILHRDWKYQHRDLDIVASIDNQLVIVEVKTRKKDTVLAPEMAVDRRKVRSLMIAANAYIKLFKIDKEVRFDIIAILGDNDDNMEINHIEDAFLPIPY, from the coding sequence ATGGCCGCACATAATAATTTAGGGTCTTGGGGCGAAGAAAAAGCTGTCGAATACCTTAAAAGAAAAGGATTTCAAATATTACATCGAGACTGGAAATATCAGCATCGTGATTTGGATATTGTAGCAAGTATAGACAATCAATTGGTTATTGTTGAGGTTAAAACACGTAAGAAAGATACTGTACTTGCCCCTGAGATGGCTGTTGACCGTAGAAAAGTGCGCAGTCTTATGATTGCAGCCAATGCTTATATTAAGTTATTTAAAATAGATAAGGAAGTCAGATTTGACATCATTGCTATCTTAGGTGATAACGATGATAATATGGAAATTAATCATATAGAAGATGCTTTCTTGCCGATACCTTATTAG
- the pyrH gene encoding UMP kinase: MAKYKRILLKLSGESLMGKQSFGIDPDRLADYARQIKEVHDMGVQIGIVIGGGNIFRGLSGTGKGFDRVKGDQMGMCATVINSLALSSAIGTLGIKTKVMTAIRMEPIGEFYNKWNAIEYMEQDYVCIFSAGTGNPYFTTDTGSSLRGIEIEADVMLKGTRVDGIYTADPEKDPFAKKFKDITYDDIYTRGLKVMDLTATTMCKENDLPIYVFNMDIFGNLKKVIEGEEIGTLVHN; this comes from the coding sequence ATGGCAAAGTATAAAAGAATCCTTTTGAAACTCAGTGGAGAGAGTCTGATGGGTAAACAGAGCTTCGGAATAGATCCGGACCGTCTGGCAGATTATGCGCGACAAATAAAAGAAGTGCACGATATGGGCGTGCAGATTGGTATAGTTATAGGTGGTGGTAATATATTCAGAGGATTGAGTGGTACCGGTAAAGGATTTGATCGTGTAAAAGGAGATCAGATGGGTATGTGTGCTACTGTTATTAATTCGTTGGCGTTAAGTAGTGCAATAGGTACTTTGGGAATTAAAACGAAGGTGATGACAGCAATACGTATGGAGCCTATAGGTGAGTTCTATAACAAATGGAATGCTATCGAATATATGGAACAAGACTATGTTTGTATATTTAGTGCAGGAACAGGAAATCCATATTTCACAACTGATACGGGTTCTTCTCTTCGTGGAATAGAAATAGAAGCTGACGTGATGTTAAAGGGTACGCGTGTAGATGGAATCTATACCGCAGATCCTGAAAAAGACCCATTTGCAAAGAAGTTTAAAGATATAACTTATGATGATATTTATACGCGTGGCTTAAAAGTTATGGATCTTACAGCAACAACAATGTGCAAAGAAAATGACTTGCCGATATATGTTTTTAATATGGATATATTCGGTAATCTGAAAAAAGTTATTGAAGGTGAAGAAATCGGGACACTAGTTCATAACTAA